CGGCGACCAGCCCGACCAGGGCGAGCAGGGCCGGCGGGGCGAGCATGGGTAGCGGGATCGGGTCCGGCGCGGTGACCGGTACGTCCGGCCGGGTGGCGAAGGCGCCCCAGAGGAACCGGATGCTGTAGGCGACGGTGAGCACCGTGCCCAGGACCAGGCCGGCGAGCACCACCGGCCGGTCGGCGGTGGCGGCGAAGACCGCTTCCTTGGCGACGAAGCCGAACAGTGGCGGCAGGCCCGCCATCGAGGCGGCGGCGAGCGCGGCGACCACCGCCAGCACCGGTGCCCGACGCCCGAGACCGGAGAGTTCCCGCAGGTCGCGGGTGCCCACCTCGTGGTCGATGATGCCGATCACGAGGAACAACGCCGCCTTGAACAGGGCGTGGGCGAGCAGCATCGCCACCCCGGCGAGCGCGGCGTCCGCACTGCCCGTGCCGATGACCACGGTGAGCAGGCCGAGCTGGCTGACCGTGCCGTAGGCCAGCAGCAGCTTCAGGTCGCACTGGCGCAGCGCCGCCCAGCCGCCGACGAGCATGGTGACCAGGCCGAGGGTGAGCAGCACGGGACGCCACGGCCCGACGTCGGCGAGGGTCGGGGCGAGCAGGCCGATCAGGTAGACGCCGGCCTTCACCATCGCCGCCGCGTGCAGGTAGGCGCTGACCGGGGTGGGCGCGGCCATCGCCACCGGCAGCCAGCCGTTGAACGGCACGACCGCCGACTTGGCGAGCGCGCCGGTCAGGACCAGCAGCACCGCGGCGACCAGCGTCCCGCCACCGGGCAGCGGCGCGGCGGCGATCTCCGACCAGCGGTACGTGCCGGCGTGCCCGCCGAGGATCAGGAAGCCGAGCAGCATGGCCAGCCCGCCCATGGTGGTGACGGTCAGTGCCTGGGCCGCCGCCCAGCGGCTGGCGCGTCGTTCGGTGCTGTGGCCGATGAGCAGGTAGGAGAAGACGGTGGTGAGTTCCCAGAAGACGTAGAGCAGCAGCAGGTCGTCGGCGAGGACGAGGCCGAGCATCGCCCCGGCGAACGCGACCAGCACCGCGACGAACCGGGGCAGCCCCACCGAGTCGGCCGCGAAGTACCGGCCGCAGTAGACCAGGACCACCGCGCCGATCCCGCCGACCAGCAGGGTCATCAGCCAGGACAGCGTCGTCATCCGCAGCGCCACGTCGAGGTGGAGCTGACCGATCCAGCGGTACGTCTCGACGACCGCGCCGCCGTCGCGGACGGTCGGGGTGCGGGCCAGCGCCCAGCCGCACGCGGCGGCGGGCACCAGCGCGAGCGGGTAGCAGGCGCGGGCGCCCCACCAGCGGACCAGCAGCGGCGCGAGCAGCGCCGCCACCAGGTGGAGGAGCAGCAGTACGAGCACGCGTCCTCCCGTCGAACTGGCGGCGCGCACCGGGCGAGATGTCCCGGCCAGCACCGATCACACGCCAGTTCCGCCCGCTATGGGGCGTTTTCGGGAAATCGTCCGGTCAGCCGGCCGGGGCGTCGCCCCCGGTGAGCACGGGAGTCAGCTCCCGGGCCGGTTCGACCAGCAGGTCGGGGCGGCCGAGCTGGCGGGCGACCTTGTCGACCACCCGCTGGGCCACCCTGAGCGAGCGCACCGGCAGCAGCGTGCCGCGGCTCTCCCGGCGGAGCACGAAGTAGTGCACGGCGACCCGCACCTGACCCCGGTCGGCGGCGCTGGACTGGGCGGTGGAGGCGACCAGCTCCCGCAGGCTGCCGGCGAGGCGCTCGGCCAGCTCCAGCTCGGGGCCGCGCAGACTGGTCCGCAGGGCGGCGAGGTGGCTTTCGACCTTGCGGATGAGCACGTCGGTGCCGGGCGTGGGGCCACGTTCCTCGACGAACATCCGATTCCTTTCGCCCGTTGCTACGTTCCGAGTGAAGTTACTTTATGTCGCCGCACACAAGCAAGCAGTTAAGTAAGACTTAACGTACCAAAAAGGCAATCAGCCTTTAATTACTTTATACGGACAGATCACACGACGCTTCGGAGGAATGTCGGCCGGTGGGGGCAGGATGGACGGGTGACGGGGCGACGGGGCACGGCGGGCGCGGAGGCGGTCCCGCCCGGCTTCGGCCCGGCCACCCGGGCCTGGTTCAGCGCCGCCTTCGCCGCACCCACCGCCGCCCAGCTCGGCGCCTGGCAGTCGGTGGCCGCCGGCCGCAACGCCCTGGTGGTGGCACCCACCGGCTCGGGCAAGACCCTCGCGGCGTTCCTCTGGTCGCTCGACCGGCTGGCCGGCACGCCGCCCCCGGCCGACCTCCGGCGACGCTGCCGGGTGCTCTACGTCAGCCCGCTCAAGGCGCTCGCGGTCGACGTCGAGCGCAATCTCCGCACCCCGCTCGCCGGTATCCGGCAGGCGGCCACCCGGCTCGGGACGCCCCCTGCGGACATCACCGTCGGAATGCGTACCGGCGACACGCCGGCCGACGAGCGCCGGGCCTTCGCCCGCACCCCACCGGACATCCTCATCACCACCCCGGAGTCGCTGTTCCTGCTACTCACCTCCGCGGCCCGGGATTCGCTGCGCGGCGTCGAGACGGTCATCCTCGACGAGGTGCACGCCGTCGCGGGCACCAAGCGGGGCGCGCACCTGGCGCTGTCCCTGGAACGCCTCGACGCGCTGCTGGAACGGCCCGCCCAGCGGATCGGCCTGTCCGCGACGGTCCGGCCGGTCGACGCCTGCGCCCGGTTCCTCGGCGGGGCCCACCCGGTCGACGTGGTGCAGCCGGCCACCCCCAAGACGATCGAGGTCAGCGTCGAGGTCCCGGTGGAGGACATGACCCGGCTCGACGAGACCGAGCAGCCGCCCGAGGACGACCTGGGCGGCCCCGGGCCGCGCCGGGCGTCGATCTGGCCCGCCGTGGAGGAACGGGTCTTCGCCCTGGTCCGGGCGCACCGCTCCACCATCGTCTTCACCAACTCCCGACGCGGCGCCGAACGGCTCTGCGCCCGGCTCAACGAACTGGCCGCCGAGGACCTGGCCGCCGAGGACCCGGCCCCCGCCGCGCCACCGACCGGAGACGGGCCACCGACCGGGGACGGACCGCCGGCCGGAGACGGACCAATGAACGGAGACGCGCCACCGACCGGGGACGGACCGCCGGCCGGCCCGGGTGACGAGCCGGGCGGGGCGCGGCGGTGGGGCGGGCCGGTGGGTCCGCAGCGCACCCCCCGCCCCCCGGCCGAGGCGATGGCCCAGTCCGGCACGGCCTCCGGGGCCGCCCCGGTGATCGCCCGCGCCCACCACGGCAGCGTCTCCCGGGAGGAACGCAAACAGATCGAGGAGGCGCTCAAGTCCGGCCGGCTGCCCGCCGTGGTGGCCACCTCCAGCCTGGAGCTGGGCATCGACATGGGCGCGGTCGACCTGGTGGTGCAGATCGAGGCCCCGCCGAGCGTCGCCGCCGGCCTGCAACGGGTCGGCCGGGCCGGGCACCAGGTGGGCGCAGTGTCCCGGGGGGTGGTCTTCCCCAAGCACCGGGGCGACCTACTCTCCTGCACGGTGGTCGCGGAGCGGATGACCGTCGGCGCCATCGAGGAGCTGCACTACCCGCGCAACCCGTTGGACGTCCTCGCCCAGCAGGTCGTCGCCATGGTCGCCCTCGAACCGTGGTCGGTCGGCGACCTGGCGGGGCTGGTCCGCCGCGCCGCACCCTTCGCCGAACTGCCCGACTCGGCGTTGCACGCCGTGCTCGACATGCTCTCCGGCCGTTACCCGTCGACCGCCTTCGCCGAGCTGCGCCCCCGGGTGGTCTGGGACCGGACCACCGACGTGCTGACCGGCCGGCCGGGTGCCCAGCGGCTCGCCGTCACCAGCGGCGGCACCATCCCCGACCGGGGGTTGTTCGGGGTCTTCCTGGCCGGGGCGGAACGTGCCGCCCGGGTCGGCGAGCTGGACGAGGAGATGGTCTACGAGTCCCGGGTCGGCGACGTCTTCCTGCTCGGCTCGTCGTCCTGGCGGATCGAGGAGATCACCCCCGACCGGGTGCTCGTCTCCCCCGCCCCCGGCCAGGCCGCCCGGATGCCGTTCTGGAAGGGCGACCAGCCGGGCCGTCCGGTCGAGTTGGGCCGGGCCATCGGCGCCAGGATCCGGGCGTTGCTGCGCCTCGACGACGCCGCCGCCCTGGCCGCGTTGCGCACCGGTGGCCTGGACGACTGGGCGGCCGGCAACCTGATGGCGTACCTGCGGGAGCAGCAGGCAGCCACCCGCTCGCTGCCCGACGACCGGACGGTGCTGGTCGAGCGGTTCCGCGACGAGCTGGGCGACTGGCGGCTGGCCGTGCACAGCGTGCTCGGCGCCCGGGTCAACGGGCCGTGGGCGTTGGCGATCGGCCGCCGGCTGGCCGAACGCTACGGCGTGGACGCCCAGGTGATGCCCGCCGACGACGGGATCGTGGTGCGCCTGCCGGACACCGCCGACGAGCCGCCCGGCGCCGACGTGGTGGTCTTCGAGCCCGACGAGATCGCCCAGCTGGTCGAGGAGTCGGTGGGCACCTCCGCGCTCTTCGCCGCCCGGTTCCGCGAGTGCGCCGCCCGGTCGCTGCTGCTGCCCCGGCGTGACCCGCGCCGCCGGCAGCCGCTCTGGCAGCAACGCCAACGCGCCGCCCAGCTCCTCGACGTGGCCCGCGAGTACGCCGACTTCCCGGTCACCCTGGAGGCCGCCCGGGAGTGCCTGCAGGACGTCTTCGACCAGCCCGCCCTGGCCGGGTTGATGCGCGACCTGGCCAGCCGGAAGATCCGCCTGGTCGAGGTGGAGAGCGAGCGGCCCTCACCGTTCGCCCGGTCGCTGCTCTTCGGCTACGTCGGCGCGTTCCTCTACGAGGGGGACGCCCCGCTCGCCGAGCGGCGGGCCGCCGCGCTGGCGCTCGACTCGGCCCTGCTCGGCGAGTTGCTCGGCCGGGTGGACCTGCGCGAACTGCTCGACCCGGCGGTGCTCGCCGAGACCGAGCGGCAGGTGCGCTGGCGCACCGACCAGCGTCGCCCGCGCGACGCCGAGGACGTCGCCGAGCTGCTCCGGGTGGTCGGCGACCTGAGCGAGGCGGAGCTGGCCGAGCGGGGCGTACCGGTGGACTGGCCGGTGGAGCTGGCGGCGGCCCGCCGGGCGTTGCGGGTCCGGATCGCCGGCGAGGAACGCTGGGTGGGCATCGAGGACGCCGCCCGGCTGCGCGACGCGCTCGGGGTGGCGCTGCCGGTGGGGGTGGCCGAGGCGTACCTGACGCCGGTGGCCGACCCGCTCGGCGACCTGGTCGCCCGGTACGCCCGCACCCACGGGCCGTTCGCCGCCGCGAGCTGCGCCGCCCGCTTCGGGCTGGGGGTGTTCGTGGTGGAGCAGGCGCTGCGCCGGCTCGCCGCGACCGGGCGGGTGGTCTCCGGCGAGTTCACCCCGGACAGCGTGGGCACCCAGTGGTGCGACGCCGAGGTGCTGCGGCTGCTGCGCCGCCGGTCGCTCGCCGCGCTGCGCCGGGAGATCGAACCGGTGCCGCCCCGGGTGCTCGCCGGCTTCCTGCCCCGGTGGCAGCAGATCGGGTCGTCGGCGCGCGGGGTCGAGGCGGTGGCCGCCGCGGTCGAGCAGTTGCAGGGCACGGCGGTGCCGGCGTCGGCGTGGGAACGGCTGGTGCTCCCCGCCCGGGTCGCCGACTACTCCCCCGCCCAGCTCGACGAGCTGTGCGCCGGGGGCGAGGTGGTGTGGTGCGGCTCGGGGGCGATCTCCGGCGGCGACGGCTGGATCACCCTGGCGTACGCCGACGTCGCGCCGCTGCTGCTCCCCCCGCCGGACGACGCCTTCGCCGGCACCCCGCTGCACACCGCCGTGCTGGACGCGCTCGCCGACGGTCAGGCGCTGTTCTTCCGGCCGCTGGCCGACCGGGTGGGCTCGACCGACGATGCCGCCCTGACCGCGGTGATCTGGGATCTGGTCTGGGCCGGCCAGCTCACCAACGACACCCTGGCCCCGCTGCGGGCGGCGCTCGGCGCGGGCGGGGCGCACCGGTCCCGCCCGGCCGCCCCGCGCACCCGCTACCGCCGCCCGGGTCGGGTGGCGCTGCCCAGCCGGGGCGGCCCACCCACGGTGGCCGGGCGCTGGTCGCGGCTGCCGCAGCGGGACACCGACCCGACCCGGCGGGCCGCCGCCCTGGCCGACCTGCTGCTCGACCGGCACGGGGTGGTGACCCGGGGCGCGGTGCTGGCCGAGCAGGTGGTCGGCGGGTTCGCCGCCGTCTACCCGGTGCTCGCCGCGCTGGAGGAGCGCGGCGCGGCCCGGCGGGGCTACTTCGTGGAGGGGCTGGGGGCGGCGCAGTTCGCGGTGCCCGGTGCGGTGGACCGGCTGCGGGCGCTCGCCGAGCCGACCGACCGGGGCCGGGGCCACGGGCCGACCACGGTGCTCGCCGCCACCGACCCGGCCAACCCGTACGGCGCGGCGCTGCCCTGGCCGGAGCGGGCCGTCGACTCCGGTGACGGCACCGCACCGGGCAGCGGGCACCGGGCCGGGCGCAAGGCCGGGGCGGTGGTGGTGCTGGTCGGTGGCGACCTGGCGCTCTACGTCGAACGGGGTGGCCGGACGATCCTCTCGTTCACCGACGACGCCGACACGCTGGCCGTCGCCGGCAAGGCGCTCGCCGACGCGGTGCACTCCGGGGCACTGGGGGCGATGTCGGTGGAGCGGGCCGACGGCGAGGCGGTGCACTCGTCGCCGCTGCGCGACGCGCTCACCGCCGCCGGTTTCCGGGCCACCCCCCGTGGCCTGCGCCTACGCGGCTGACCGGGCCGGCCACCCCCGGGGATGACGGGTCGCCCGCACCGGTGCCGGCGGCCGGGGTCAGCCGAGCTTGGCCAGCACGTCGTTGTAGCGCTGCTGTTCGGCGGCGCTGGTCCGGGTGCCCAGGTAGTTGAGCACCACCGCGCCCGCCCGGTACGCCTTGGCCCCCCACAGGTCGGTCTGGTTGGTGGCGGCCGCCTCGTCGGGGAAGACGTAGACGGAGACCGCGTCGGTGACCATGAGTTGGGCGCAGCCGACACCCGTACCGTCGGGGCCGCAGTCCTTGGACCGGTCACGCGGGTCGGGCACCTTCAGCCCGGCGGCCTTGAACGCGTCGACCACCTTGCGGGCGGCGGGCGCGCTGGTCTCCTTGGTCGGCCGCACGAACGGCGGGGTGGAGGGGCTCTCCCGGGGGGTGGTGCCCGGCTTCGCGGTCTTCGGCGGGCCGTCCGCCGGGGCGGCCTCGCTGGTGGCCGGGGCCTTCGACCGGCCGTCGGCCCACGCCCCGCCGTCCCGCTCGTCGGCGGGGTCGTCGCCGCAGCCGGCCAGGGCCAGCGCGGCGAGGACGGCAGCGGTCGCGGACAGGATACGAAGGCGTTTCGTCACCCCGGCAGTCTGCCGAACCCGGTCCGTGGACGGCACCGGCCGGTCGGCCGATCGGGGTGTCCGGTCAGTGATAGTGCGCCCGCCGCACTAGCCTGCCGGCATGACCCCCACCCCCTGGATCTCGCTGACCACCGACTACGGGCTCACCGACGGCTTCGTGGCCGTCTGCCACGGGGTGATCGGCCGGATCGCCCCGGCGGCGCGGGTGCTCGACGTGACCCACCTGGTGCCGCCGGGGGACGTCCGCCGGGGCGCGGCGGTGCTCGCCCAGGCCGTGCCGCACCTGCCGTACGGGGTGCACGTGGCGGTGGTGGACCCGGGGGTCGGCACGGCGCGGCGGGCGGTGGCGCTGGTCACGCCGGGCGGGCTGCTGGTCGGGCCGGACAACGGGGTGCTGCCGGCGGCGGCGCGGGCGCTGGGCGGGATCACCTCGGCGGTGGAGCTGACCGCGCCGGGGTGGCTGGCGGCCGAGGTGTCGGACACCTTCCACGGCCGGGACGTCTTCGCCCCGGTGGCCGCCCGGCTGGCCCTGGGCGGGCGGCCGGCCGATGCCGGGCCGCAGGTCGACCCGGCGACCCTGGTGACCCTGCCCGCACCGGTGTCGCGCCGGGAGGCGGACGGGTTCACCGCCGAGGTGCTCACCGTGGACCACTTCGGCAACGTGCAGCTCGCCGCCGGGGCCGACCTGCTGACGTCGCTGCCCGACGTGGTGGAGGTCGCCGGCCGTCCGGCGGTACGGGGCCGGACGTTCGGTGACGCGCCGGCCGGTGAGCTGCTCGTGCTCGTCGACTCCGCCGGCCTGGTGGCGGTGGCCCGCAACGGCGGCCGGGCGGTGGACCTGCTCGGGGTCGCCCCCGGCGCCCTCGTCACGGTGCGGGGACGTATCAGGGGGTGAGCTGCGCTCCCTGCCGGACGTCCGGTGTGGAATGCTGCTGCGGTGGGTGAAGTGTGGGTTCCGGTGGGCTGTCCCTGTTGTGCGTCCCGGACGGGTGGGGGCACCTGTCCGGTCTGCTTCTGGACCGATGACGGCCAGGGCGACGCCGATGCCGACGTGGTGCGGGGCGGGGCGAACGGTGAGCTGAGCCTCACCCACGCCCGGCTGAACTTCGCCGTGTACGGCGCCAGCCACCCCCGCTACCAGGACATGGTCCGCCCGCCCCGCCCGGACGAGCGGCCCTGAGCCGAGCCGTCCCCCGACCGGCCGGGGTCGCCCCCGGGGTCGGGGGCGGTCCCGTGCGGCGACGGGCGGCCCGGTCAGCAGGGTGACACGGTGCCGCCGTACACGGCGGAGACGTACGCGTGGCTGACGTACTGGCCGCCGGCCAGCCGGTTCCACCGGTTGGTGGTCCGGTACGTCCCGGCGACCGTCTGCCCCTTGACGTAGCACTGGATCGGCACGTCGGCGTGTGTGGCGGCGAGCCCCCGGGTGGGGTACGAGGTGCCGGGGCCGGTGCGGATGTTGAGCGGCCCGGAGCCGACGACGCCGCGCGGGCCGCTGCCGGTCCACAGGTAGGTCACGTCGACCCAGGCGTTGTCGGTCAGCAGCAGGCCGTCCCAGAAGGTGCCGTCGGCGAGGTCGATGCCGGCCGGGTTGAGCACGGTGCGCCCGAACTGGTCCCTGCCGCCGTTGTAGCCGTACTGGTAGGCGGCCTGGGCCTCGGGCCGCCCCTGCGGCAGGTCCTTCCAGTTCTCCCGGACGGAGGCGGGGTTCCAGTAGTCGTCGCGGGTGTTCCACGGGCCGACGTCCCAGACCGGCGCGTACTCGCAGCGGCTGCCGCTGGTGG
Above is a window of Micromonospora rifamycinica DNA encoding:
- a CDS encoding Lhr family helicase, with protein sequence MTGRRGTAGAEAVPPGFGPATRAWFSAAFAAPTAAQLGAWQSVAAGRNALVVAPTGSGKTLAAFLWSLDRLAGTPPPADLRRRCRVLYVSPLKALAVDVERNLRTPLAGIRQAATRLGTPPADITVGMRTGDTPADERRAFARTPPDILITTPESLFLLLTSAARDSLRGVETVILDEVHAVAGTKRGAHLALSLERLDALLERPAQRIGLSATVRPVDACARFLGGAHPVDVVQPATPKTIEVSVEVPVEDMTRLDETEQPPEDDLGGPGPRRASIWPAVEERVFALVRAHRSTIVFTNSRRGAERLCARLNELAAEDLAAEDPAPAAPPTGDGPPTGDGPPAGDGPMNGDAPPTGDGPPAGPGDEPGGARRWGGPVGPQRTPRPPAEAMAQSGTASGAAPVIARAHHGSVSREERKQIEEALKSGRLPAVVATSSLELGIDMGAVDLVVQIEAPPSVAAGLQRVGRAGHQVGAVSRGVVFPKHRGDLLSCTVVAERMTVGAIEELHYPRNPLDVLAQQVVAMVALEPWSVGDLAGLVRRAAPFAELPDSALHAVLDMLSGRYPSTAFAELRPRVVWDRTTDVLTGRPGAQRLAVTSGGTIPDRGLFGVFLAGAERAARVGELDEEMVYESRVGDVFLLGSSSWRIEEITPDRVLVSPAPGQAARMPFWKGDQPGRPVELGRAIGARIRALLRLDDAAALAALRTGGLDDWAAGNLMAYLREQQAATRSLPDDRTVLVERFRDELGDWRLAVHSVLGARVNGPWALAIGRRLAERYGVDAQVMPADDGIVVRLPDTADEPPGADVVVFEPDEIAQLVEESVGTSALFAARFRECAARSLLLPRRDPRRRQPLWQQRQRAAQLLDVAREYADFPVTLEAARECLQDVFDQPALAGLMRDLASRKIRLVEVESERPSPFARSLLFGYVGAFLYEGDAPLAERRAAALALDSALLGELLGRVDLRELLDPAVLAETERQVRWRTDQRRPRDAEDVAELLRVVGDLSEAELAERGVPVDWPVELAAARRALRVRIAGEERWVGIEDAARLRDALGVALPVGVAEAYLTPVADPLGDLVARYARTHGPFAAASCAARFGLGVFVVEQALRRLAATGRVVSGEFTPDSVGTQWCDAEVLRLLRRRSLAALRREIEPVPPRVLAGFLPRWQQIGSSARGVEAVAAAVEQLQGTAVPASAWERLVLPARVADYSPAQLDELCAGGEVVWCGSGAISGGDGWITLAYADVAPLLLPPPDDAFAGTPLHTAVLDALADGQALFFRPLADRVGSTDDAALTAVIWDLVWAGQLTNDTLAPLRAALGAGGAHRSRPAAPRTRYRRPGRVALPSRGGPPTVAGRWSRLPQRDTDPTRRAAALADLLLDRHGVVTRGAVLAEQVVGGFAAVYPVLAALEERGAARRGYFVEGLGAAQFAVPGAVDRLRALAEPTDRGRGHGPTTVLAATDPANPYGAALPWPERAVDSGDGTAPGSGHRAGRKAGAVVVLVGGDLALYVERGGRTILSFTDDADTLAVAGKALADAVHSGALGAMSVERADGEAVHSSPLRDALTAAGFRATPRGLRLRG
- a CDS encoding CPCC family cysteine-rich protein; this encodes MGEVWVPVGCPCCASRTGGGTCPVCFWTDDGQGDADADVVRGGANGELSLTHARLNFAVYGASHPRYQDMVRPPRPDERP
- a CDS encoding SAM hydrolase/SAM-dependent halogenase family protein is translated as MTPTPWISLTTDYGLTDGFVAVCHGVIGRIAPAARVLDVTHLVPPGDVRRGAAVLAQAVPHLPYGVHVAVVDPGVGTARRAVALVTPGGLLVGPDNGVLPAAARALGGITSAVELTAPGWLAAEVSDTFHGRDVFAPVAARLALGGRPADAGPQVDPATLVTLPAPVSRREADGFTAEVLTVDHFGNVQLAAGADLLTSLPDVVEVAGRPAVRGRTFGDAPAGELLVLVDSAGLVAVARNGGRAVDLLGVAPGALVTVRGRIRG